Proteins from a genomic interval of Gossypium hirsutum isolate 1008001.06 chromosome A09, Gossypium_hirsutum_v2.1, whole genome shotgun sequence:
- the LOC107948715 gene encoding cullin-3A isoform X2, giving the protein MVLHKFGEKLYSGLVTTMTSHLKEISNSIEAAQGGLFLDELNRKWAEHNKALQMIRDILMYMDRTFIPNTHKTPVHELGLNLWRDVVIHFHAIQSRLQAILLENVRRERSGEVIDRGLMRSITKMLMDLGPSVYQDDFEKHFLEVSADFYRLESQEFIESCDCGEYLKKAERRLNEEIERVSHYLDTRSEVKITNVVETEMIESHMHRLVQMENSGLINMIVDEKFEDLGRMYCLFRQVSNGLVLIRDVMTSFIRDTGKQLITDPERLKDPVDFVQHLLDLKDKYDKIITSAFRNDKTFQNALNSSFEYFINLNSRSPEFISLFVDDKLRKGLRGVTEEDVELVLDKVMMLFRYLQEKDVFEKYYKQHLAKRLLSGKSVSDDAERSLIVKLKTECGYQFTSKLEGMFTDMKTSQDTMQGFHASHGSDIGDGPMLSVQVLTTGSWPTQPITTCNLPAEILGICEKFRNYYLGTHTGRRLSWQTNMGTADLKATFGKGQKHELNVSTYQMCVLMLFNDADRLSYKEIEQVTEIPTSDLKRCLQSLACVKGKNVLRKEPMSKDIADTDTFLFNDKYTSKFFKVKIGTVAAQRESEPENQETRQRVEEDRKPQIEAAIVRIMKARRVLDHNNIVAEVTKQLQSRFLPNPVVIKKRIESLIEREFLERDKGDRKLYRYLA; this is encoded by the coding sequence ATGGTACTGCATAAATTTGGGGAGAAACTGTATTCCGGGCTTGTCACTACTATGACTTCTCATCTAAAGGAGATTAGTAATTCAATTGAGGCTGCTCAGGGAGGATTATTTTTGGATGAACTTAACAGAAAATGGGCAGAGCATAACAAGGCATTGCAAATGATCCGAGATATATTGATGTACATGGATAGGACCTTCATCCCAAACACCCACAAAACCCCAGTTCATGAGCTTGGGTTAAATTTATGGAGGGATGTCGTCATCCATTTCCATGCAATCCAGTCTAGGCTTCAGGCTATACTTCTTGAAAATGTAAGGAGAGAACGGAGCGGTGAAGTCATAGACAGGGGTTTAATGAGAAGTATCACAAAGATGTTAATGGATCTAGGTCCTTCCGTTTATCAGGATGATTTCGAGAAGCATTTTCTTGAGGTTTCAGCTGATTTTTATCGTCTCGAGTCTCAAGAGTTCATAGAGTCCTGTGATTGTGGGGAGTATCTAAAGAAAGCCGAGAGGCGCCTAAATGAAGAAATAGAGAGAGTCTCGCATTACTTGGACACCAGAAGTGAAGTCAAGATAACAAATGTGGTAGAAACGGAGATGATTGAAAGTCATATGCACAGGCTTGTGCAAATGGAGAACTCGGGGTTGATTAATATGATTGTCGATGAAAAATTTGAGGACTTAGGAAGGATGTATTGCTTGTTTCGTCAAGTATCCAATGGGCTTGTTTTAATCAGAGATGTCATGACTTCATTCATTCGTGATACTGGTAAGCAGTTAATCACTGATCCTGAAAGGCTGAAGGATCCTGTCGATTTTGTGCAACATTTGTTGGATTTAAAGGACAAATACGACAAGATTATCACTTCAGCATTTAGAAATGACAAGACTTTTCAAAATGCTTTAAATTCCTCATTTGAATATTTCATCAATCTGAATTCTCGGTCTCCAGAGTTCATCTCTTTGTTTGTTGATGACAAGCTTCGAAAAGGTTTGAGGGGGGTTACTGAAGAGGATGTGGAATTGGTACTCGACAAGGTGATGATGCTCTTCCGTTACCTTCAAGAGAAAGATGTTTTCGAGAAGTACTACAAACAACACTTGGCCAAAAGGCTTCTTTCAGGGAAGTCCGTctctgatgatgctgaaagaagTTTGATCGTTAAGCTCAAAACAGAGTGTGGGTATCAATTTACTTCAAAGTTGGAGGGTATGTTCACAGATATGAAGACATCACAAGATACGATGCAAGGTTTCCATGCAAGTCATGGTTCGGATATAGGGGATGGTCCCATGCTTTCTGTCCAGGTTCTGACAACAGGATCTTGGCCAACTCAACCTATTACTACATGCAACCTTCCTGCTGAAATTCTGGGAATATGTGAGAAATTCCGTAATTATTACCTAGGTACCCATACCGGACGGAGATTGTCTTGGCAAACTAACATGGGAACAGCTGATTTGAAGGCAACCTTTGGTAAGGGACAGAAGCATGAACTGAATGTTTCCACATACCAGATGTGTGTCCTTATGCTCTTCAACGATGCTGATCGACTAAGCTATAAGGAGATCGAGCAGGTGACCGAGATACCAACCTCGGACTTGAAAAGGTGCTTGCAGTCTCTTGCCTGTGTTAAGGGAAAAAATGTGCTTCGCAAGGAACCTATGAGCAAGGACATAGCAGACACTGATACCTTTCTTTTCAATGACAAGTATACAAGCAAGTTCTTCAAGGTCAAGATAGGCACTGTGGCTGCGCAAAGGGAGTCGGAACCTGAAAATCAAGAAACTAGGCAGAGAGTGGAGGAAGATCGAAAACCGCAAATTGAGGCAGCAATCGTGAGGATCATGAAAGCTAGGCGTGTGCTGGATCATAACAACATTGTTGCTGAGGTCACAAAACAGCTACAGTCACGGTTTCTGCCCAACCCTGTTGTAATTAAGAAACGGATCGAGTCCCTTATCGAGCGGGAGTTCCTGGAGAGGGATAAAGGTGACAGGAAGTTGTATCGCTACCTTGCTTGA
- the LOC107948715 gene encoding cullin-3A isoform X1, with amino-acid sequence MSAQKKKAFQIEAFKHRVVVDPKYAEKTWKILEHAIHEIYNHNASGLSFEELYRNAYNMVLHKFGEKLYSGLVTTMTSHLKEISNSIEAAQGGLFLDELNRKWAEHNKALQMIRDILMYMDRTFIPNTHKTPVHELGLNLWRDVVIHFHAIQSRLQAILLENVRRERSGEVIDRGLMRSITKMLMDLGPSVYQDDFEKHFLEVSADFYRLESQEFIESCDCGEYLKKAERRLNEEIERVSHYLDTRSEVKITNVVETEMIESHMHRLVQMENSGLINMIVDEKFEDLGRMYCLFRQVSNGLVLIRDVMTSFIRDTGKQLITDPERLKDPVDFVQHLLDLKDKYDKIITSAFRNDKTFQNALNSSFEYFINLNSRSPEFISLFVDDKLRKGLRGVTEEDVELVLDKVMMLFRYLQEKDVFEKYYKQHLAKRLLSGKSVSDDAERSLIVKLKTECGYQFTSKLEGMFTDMKTSQDTMQGFHASHGSDIGDGPMLSVQVLTTGSWPTQPITTCNLPAEILGICEKFRNYYLGTHTGRRLSWQTNMGTADLKATFGKGQKHELNVSTYQMCVLMLFNDADRLSYKEIEQVTEIPTSDLKRCLQSLACVKGKNVLRKEPMSKDIADTDTFLFNDKYTSKFFKVKIGTVAAQRESEPENQETRQRVEEDRKPQIEAAIVRIMKARRVLDHNNIVAEVTKQLQSRFLPNPVVIKKRIESLIEREFLERDKGDRKLYRYLA; translated from the exons ATGAGTGCTCAGAAGAAAAAAGCGTTTCAAATAGAGGCGTTTAAGCATAGGGTGGTGGTTGATCCCAAATATGCAGAGAAGACGTGGAAGATTCTGGAACATGCTATTCATGAAATTTATAATCATAATGCTAGTGGACTTAGCTTTGAAGAACTTTACAG GAATGCATACAATATGGTACTGCATAAATTTGGGGAGAAACTGTATTCCGGGCTTGTCACTACTATGACTTCTCATCTAAAGGAGATTAGTAATTCAATTGAGGCTGCTCAGGGAGGATTATTTTTGGATGAACTTAACAGAAAATGGGCAGAGCATAACAAGGCATTGCAAATGATCCGAGATATATTGATGTACATGGATAGGACCTTCATCCCAAACACCCACAAAACCCCAGTTCATGAGCTTGGGTTAAATTTATGGAGGGATGTCGTCATCCATTTCCATGCAATCCAGTCTAGGCTTCAGGCTATACTTCTTGAAAATGTAAGGAGAGAACGGAGCGGTGAAGTCATAGACAGGGGTTTAATGAGAAGTATCACAAAGATGTTAATGGATCTAGGTCCTTCCGTTTATCAGGATGATTTCGAGAAGCATTTTCTTGAGGTTTCAGCTGATTTTTATCGTCTCGAGTCTCAAGAGTTCATAGAGTCCTGTGATTGTGGGGAGTATCTAAAGAAAGCCGAGAGGCGCCTAAATGAAGAAATAGAGAGAGTCTCGCATTACTTGGACACCAGAAGTGAAGTCAAGATAACAAATGTGGTAGAAACGGAGATGATTGAAAGTCATATGCACAGGCTTGTGCAAATGGAGAACTCGGGGTTGATTAATATGATTGTCGATGAAAAATTTGAGGACTTAGGAAGGATGTATTGCTTGTTTCGTCAAGTATCCAATGGGCTTGTTTTAATCAGAGATGTCATGACTTCATTCATTCGTGATACTGGTAAGCAGTTAATCACTGATCCTGAAAGGCTGAAGGATCCTGTCGATTTTGTGCAACATTTGTTGGATTTAAAGGACAAATACGACAAGATTATCACTTCAGCATTTAGAAATGACAAGACTTTTCAAAATGCTTTAAATTCCTCATTTGAATATTTCATCAATCTGAATTCTCGGTCTCCAGAGTTCATCTCTTTGTTTGTTGATGACAAGCTTCGAAAAGGTTTGAGGGGGGTTACTGAAGAGGATGTGGAATTGGTACTCGACAAGGTGATGATGCTCTTCCGTTACCTTCAAGAGAAAGATGTTTTCGAGAAGTACTACAAACAACACTTGGCCAAAAGGCTTCTTTCAGGGAAGTCCGTctctgatgatgctgaaagaagTTTGATCGTTAAGCTCAAAACAGAGTGTGGGTATCAATTTACTTCAAAGTTGGAGGGTATGTTCACAGATATGAAGACATCACAAGATACGATGCAAGGTTTCCATGCAAGTCATGGTTCGGATATAGGGGATGGTCCCATGCTTTCTGTCCAGGTTCTGACAACAGGATCTTGGCCAACTCAACCTATTACTACATGCAACCTTCCTGCTGAAATTCTGGGAATATGTGAGAAATTCCGTAATTATTACCTAGGTACCCATACCGGACGGAGATTGTCTTGGCAAACTAACATGGGAACAGCTGATTTGAAGGCAACCTTTGGTAAGGGACAGAAGCATGAACTGAATGTTTCCACATACCAGATGTGTGTCCTTATGCTCTTCAACGATGCTGATCGACTAAGCTATAAGGAGATCGAGCAGGTGACCGAGATACCAACCTCGGACTTGAAAAGGTGCTTGCAGTCTCTTGCCTGTGTTAAGGGAAAAAATGTGCTTCGCAAGGAACCTATGAGCAAGGACATAGCAGACACTGATACCTTTCTTTTCAATGACAAGTATACAAGCAAGTTCTTCAAGGTCAAGATAGGCACTGTGGCTGCGCAAAGGGAGTCGGAACCTGAAAATCAAGAAACTAGGCAGAGAGTGGAGGAAGATCGAAAACCGCAAATTGAGGCAGCAATCGTGAGGATCATGAAAGCTAGGCGTGTGCTGGATCATAACAACATTGTTGCTGAGGTCACAAAACAGCTACAGTCACGGTTTCTGCCCAACCCTGTTGTAATTAAGAAACGGATCGAGTCCCTTATCGAGCGGGAGTTCCTGGAGAGGGATAAAGGTGACAGGAAGTTGTATCGCTACCTTGCTTGA